A DNA window from Corallococcus soli contains the following coding sequences:
- a CDS encoding sterol desaturase family protein: MSLRDLVYSFFTYYAVVAYILIGITCIVLSVKWFENPVRMAAAVVVATVAYPFGWYLIHRYILHGRFLYKSAATAVTWKRIHFDHHQDPHDLRVLFGALHTTLPTIALVLTPIGYLIGGRSGAAAALGWGMVTTCFYEFCHCIQHLNYAPQFKFLKDIKRLHMSHHFHNETGNFGITNYFWDRVFGTLYEKAADKPKSPTVFNLGYTAEEAQKYPWVDKLSGGTRGDGHPRRFWQAEELSAPEGASTEQT; encoded by the coding sequence ATGTCGTTGCGCGACCTGGTCTATTCGTTCTTCACCTACTACGCCGTCGTCGCCTACATCCTCATCGGCATCACCTGCATCGTGCTGTCGGTGAAGTGGTTCGAAAATCCCGTGCGCATGGCGGCGGCGGTGGTGGTGGCGACGGTGGCGTACCCGTTCGGCTGGTACCTCATCCACCGGTACATCCTGCACGGGCGCTTCCTCTACAAGTCCGCGGCGACGGCGGTGACGTGGAAGCGCATCCACTTCGACCACCACCAGGACCCGCACGACCTGCGCGTGCTCTTCGGCGCGCTGCACACCACGCTGCCCACCATCGCGCTGGTGCTCACGCCCATCGGCTACCTCATCGGCGGGCGCTCCGGCGCGGCCGCGGCGCTGGGCTGGGGCATGGTGACCACGTGCTTCTACGAGTTCTGCCACTGCATCCAGCACCTGAACTACGCGCCGCAGTTCAAGTTCCTGAAGGACATCAAGCGGCTGCACATGTCGCACCACTTCCACAACGAGACGGGCAACTTCGGCATCACCAACTACTTCTGGGACCGCGTGTTCGGCACGCTCTACGAGAAGGCCGCGGACAAGCCCAAGAGCCCCACCGTCTTCAACCTGGGCTACACCGCCGAGGAAGCCCAGAAGTACCCCTGGGTGGACAAGCTGTCCGGCGGCACGCGCGGTGACGGACACCCGCGCCGCTTCTGGCAGGCGGAGGAGCTCAGCGCCCCGGAAGGCGCCTCCACCGAGCAGACCTGA
- a CDS encoding dimethylarginine dimethylaminohydrolase family protein, giving the protein MLLNTGHFTPATFAVSQVRCEKDHVRSRDCAYQVAWNINPHMKVGAVAWRRACSQHRAFLRALRDAGAGFFELPFVHGAFDSVFAKDNAVLVSQEGELRALLATMRHGQRRGEQLARARWLSARGFDVIEPERVHIEGGDVAMLPQGRGALLGFGQRSTQRAAGVLEAFLDAPVTPLELCDPYLYHLDTALTVLSDGTALVCPEAFTPDALRTLARTEGIQQVVPVAREDALAFGLNLVEVGNTVIVGARVPRVEALLRGLGRRPVSVKLDQFHLAGGSAACLAARVHTLPPVSAQRFREEREAESVAAMSA; this is encoded by the coding sequence ATGCTCTTGAATACTGGCCACTTCACTCCCGCCACCTTCGCCGTGAGTCAGGTGCGTTGCGAGAAGGACCACGTCCGCTCCCGTGACTGCGCGTATCAGGTCGCGTGGAACATCAATCCACATATGAAGGTCGGCGCCGTCGCGTGGCGCCGGGCCTGCTCCCAGCACCGGGCCTTCCTGCGGGCCCTGCGTGACGCGGGCGCGGGCTTCTTCGAGCTGCCCTTCGTCCATGGCGCGTTCGACTCCGTGTTCGCCAAGGACAACGCGGTGCTCGTGTCACAGGAGGGGGAGCTGCGCGCGCTGTTGGCCACCATGCGCCACGGACAGCGGCGCGGGGAGCAGCTCGCGCGGGCCCGGTGGCTGTCCGCGCGCGGCTTCGACGTCATCGAGCCGGAGCGCGTGCACATTGAAGGGGGCGACGTGGCCATGCTGCCCCAGGGGCGCGGGGCCCTGCTGGGCTTCGGCCAGCGCTCCACGCAGCGGGCCGCGGGCGTGCTGGAGGCCTTCCTGGACGCGCCCGTCACGCCGCTGGAGCTGTGCGACCCGTACCTCTACCACCTGGACACCGCGCTCACCGTGCTGTCCGACGGCACCGCGCTCGTGTGTCCCGAGGCCTTCACCCCCGACGCGCTGCGCACCCTGGCACGCACGGAGGGCATCCAGCAGGTGGTGCCCGTCGCGCGCGAGGACGCGCTCGCCTTCGGCCTCAACCTGGTGGAGGTGGGGAACACCGTCATCGTCGGCGCGCGGGTGCCCCGCGTGGAGGCGCTCCTGCGCGGGCTGGGGCGGAGGCCCGTCAGCGTGAAGCTGGATCAATTCCACCTGGCCGGGGGCAGCGCGGCGTGCCTCGCCGCGCGCGTGCACACCCTGCCGCCGGTGTCCGCCCAGCGCTTCCGCGAGGAGCGCGAAGCGGAGTCGGTGGCGGCGATGTCCGCGTGA
- a CDS encoding iron-containing redox enzyme family protein — translation MQAETQLRLLEGEYVEAERQRMAAWAAEAPEDADGFIAWFEDLKETGPGQQDPLFPWLATQASLEQMRWFLTQEVAGEAGFDDLVALTQLQLPTQAKLELARNYWDEMGRGREDAMHGPMLAEMAVKLGLKPTDEDTVWEAHALANLLCAFAFNRRYTYHAVGALGIVEETAPGRTACVNEGLKRLGFDMRVRRYYAVHSTLDVKHSETWNREVLRPLVAANPACARPLAEGALLRLSAGAKCFERYRRELGLELKSLS, via the coding sequence GTGCAGGCGGAGACGCAGTTGCGCCTGCTGGAGGGCGAGTACGTGGAGGCGGAGCGACAGCGCATGGCGGCATGGGCCGCCGAGGCACCGGAGGACGCGGACGGCTTCATCGCGTGGTTCGAGGACCTGAAGGAGACGGGGCCCGGGCAGCAGGACCCGCTGTTTCCCTGGCTCGCGACCCAGGCGTCCCTGGAACAGATGCGCTGGTTCCTCACGCAGGAGGTCGCGGGCGAGGCGGGCTTCGACGACCTGGTGGCGCTGACGCAGTTGCAGTTGCCCACGCAGGCGAAGCTGGAGCTGGCGCGCAACTACTGGGACGAGATGGGCCGCGGGCGCGAGGACGCGATGCACGGGCCCATGCTCGCGGAGATGGCGGTGAAGCTGGGACTGAAGCCCACGGACGAGGACACGGTGTGGGAAGCGCACGCGCTGGCGAACCTGCTCTGCGCGTTCGCGTTCAACCGCCGCTACACGTACCACGCGGTGGGCGCGCTGGGCATCGTGGAGGAGACGGCGCCGGGGCGCACCGCGTGCGTCAACGAAGGGCTGAAGCGTCTGGGCTTCGACATGCGGGTGCGGCGCTACTACGCGGTGCACTCCACGCTGGACGTGAAGCACTCGGAGACATGGAACCGGGAGGTGCTGCGTCCCCTGGTGGCCGCGAACCCCGCGTGCGCGAGGCCGCTGGCGGAGGGCGCGCTCCTGCGCCTGTCGGCGGGCGCGAAGTGCTTCGAGCGCTACCGCCGCGAGCTGGGGCTGGAGCTGAAGTCGCTCAGCTGA
- a CDS encoding fibril protein: protein MSLFRIACVGVLALTACASPGTSFEDVMRRTQPLLPQRPDPMTYGTRPENPVRVGWGDKGVTAYFGLLRGPQGQPVAWRRMGDCCEFTQVDGRGNERGRLVIFEVTYEGLDTPVVLYVDAYTGGSVYAPWGFTLEGAPDARPPSGMEPDIIDL, encoded by the coding sequence ATGTCCCTGTTCCGAATCGCCTGCGTGGGCGTGCTGGCCCTCACGGCCTGCGCGTCCCCGGGCACGTCCTTCGAGGACGTGATGCGTCGCACCCAGCCGCTGCTGCCCCAGCGGCCGGACCCCATGACCTACGGCACCCGGCCGGAGAACCCCGTGCGGGTGGGCTGGGGCGACAAGGGCGTGACGGCCTATTTCGGGCTGCTGCGAGGCCCCCAGGGACAGCCCGTGGCGTGGCGCCGGATGGGGGACTGCTGCGAGTTCACCCAGGTGGACGGCCGGGGCAACGAGCGCGGCCGGCTGGTCATCTTCGAGGTGACATACGAAGGGTTGGACACGCCGGTGGTGCTCTACGTGGACGCGTACACCGGAGGGTCCGTGTACGCGCCCTGGGGCTTCACCCTGGAGGGCGCGCCGGACGCGCGGCCCCCCTCCGGGATGGAGCCGGACATCATCGACCTGTAG